From uncultured Desulfobacter sp.:
TAACCATGAAAAAACAGCTGCACGTACAACAACCGACCTTTAAAACCGTGCCCGTACAAGACGCCTGCGGCATGACCCTTGCCCATGACATGACCGAAATTGTTCCCGCCAAGTCCAAGGGACCGGCCTTTAAACGGGGACACCGGGTCCAGGCCGGAGACATATGTCGACTCATGCGCATGGGAAAAAACAACCTCTATGTGCTGGATCTTGATGAGACCCAGGTACATGAGGATGAGGCGGTGTTTGAGCTTGCATCGGCCCTGGCCGGACCAGGTGTTAAATTTTCCGCCACACCCAGCGAAGGTAAACTGGAGCTATATGCGTCCTATCAAGGGCTGTTCCGGGTAAATGTGGACGCATTGACGGAATTCAACATGCTGGACGATGTCATGTGCGCCAGTATCCATACCAATACCGCCGTAAACAAAGGCGACAGCCTGGCAGCCACCCGGGCCATACCCCTGGTCATTGACCGGGAAAACCTCGACCAGGCAACGGCCCTTGCTAAATCCACCTACCCTATTTTTTCCGTTTCAATGTTCAACCCGTTGAAAATCCGCCTGGCCATCATCGGCAATGAGGTGTATGACGGCTTGATCCAGGATAGGTTCCAGGCCATTGTGGAGGAAAAAACCGCCCAGCTTGGGGCCCATGTGCTTGAGGTGAATATCCTGCCCGATGACCGGGAGCGGATCACCGCCCAAATCCGGGATTACATGAGAAAGGAGACCGATCTGATCATCACCACCGGCGGCATGTCCGTGGACCCCGACGATGTCACCCGGGAATCGATTGAAGCTGTGGGTTTTGATGAAGTCCACTATTCATCGGCTGTGTTGCCCGGGGCCATGTTTCTTTTGGGATATACATCTGATACTGCTATCATGGGCCTGCCGGCCTGCGGGTTGTATCACCGCACCACCATATTTGACCTGATACTTCCCCGGGTCATGGCCGGCGAGCGTCCAGGTAAACGGGAACTGGCAAGCCTTTGCCACGGCGGGCTGTGCCGGAATTGCCCCACCTGCCGGTTTCCCAACTGCGCTTTTGGAAAGAGCATCTGACCATGATAAAACCCGCTACCCAAACCATTGTCCAGATCATTGGTTCGCCTGGCGCCGGGAAAACCACGCTGGTAGCGGCCAAAAGATTAAGAGCCTTTAAAAGTATTGGCTCCCTTTCCGGAATAGTCGTTGCAGCCCTGCTTGTTTTATTCTTTAAGACCTTGTATCGGAATTTAATTTTCAGATTAAAAGCACCGCAGCCATTGTACTTTTACTCGATCATCAAGTTTTCAGGGAATTTGTTCAAATTCAAGACGGAAACAATTTTTAACCGATTGAATATACAACATATTTTGAGGATTAAAAATTGTTTCCAACGCCGAAGTTGGGCAAATTAACAAAAACTTGAGCATCGGGTTTTAGGCAACGAAATGACCTTCATTGGGTATCACCTGTGCGGACTCTTGTCCATACGCTACAGCCCGTCCCAGACTCTTGTCGGCATTTATCTAATTCTCGTGTTCAATTTCCTGGGGTTCTTCCATGCAAAAAACCCCATGGTTTTTTGTGTATTCTATTTAATCGACTTCCATCTAAAATTGATCTGCCGGGATCGGCTCAGCCAGATAGATACCCAACACCCTGAAAACATAGCTGGATCAATTTCAAGTCTAATGTTTGGGGTCTGTGCTGATTTTTCTCTTTTATGATAACATTGTTTTTGACTGTATCCGTGCTATAATTAAAATTATCTAAAATCTTCCAAACAGGGGGAACAGACCAGTGAAGATGAGAGAATCAGCTCGTCAAAAAGCTCTGTTTAAACAAATGCGGACCCCGGAATTTTATCCCCATCCCGTTCACGGCGTAACGGTCTGTGAAACCCATATTTCCATGGTGTTCCTGGCAGGAGACTTTGTTTATAAAATTAAAAAATCCGTGGACCTGAAGTTCCTTGATTTTACCACCCTGGAAAAACGCAGACATTTTTGCACCCGTGAGGTGGCATTAAATCGCCGGCTGACAAAGAACGTCTATCTGGATGTAACGAAAATTACACAAAAAGGGGACCAGTTTTATATAGACGGCGAAGGGACGGTTGTGGAATATGCCGTAAGGATGCAGAAACTGTCTGAGACCTATTCCATGAAACAGTTGCTTCGATCCGGAAAGATCGGTAATAAGGATATTGACCGGCTGGCAATGAAGCTGTACAAATTTTACGATGCCGATACATCCGACGGGCCACTGAATATGGAAGCGGCTTTTGAAACAATCCAGCAAAACTGCGATGAAAACTTTAAACAGACCCAACCTTTACTCGGATCCCTGCTTGACGCCGATTGTTTTCAGTCGATATGGTCCAGAACGGATGCTTTTTTAGACAGGCAAAAAGCCTTATTTTTTCGCCGCATGGAAAATAAATGGTTCCGGGACTGCCATGGAGATTTAAGAACCGGTCATATTTATTTTACGGATACTGGAATTCAGATCATTGACTGTATTGAATTCAATGACCGGTTCCGGTATCTGGACGTGGGGGCGGACCTGGCTTTTCTGGCCATGGATATGGAATTTCTGGAATTTTCAGCTTTGGCAGAAAAGTTCCTTTTAGCTTATGCAGGCTATAGCCATGATCCGGAAGTATACGTACTGATGAATTTTTATAAATGCTACCGGGCCATGGTACGTCTTAAAGTTAAGTGTATCCGCCTGCAGGCGCATGATGTTTCCGAACAGGAACGCAATAAACTTTTGGAACAGACAAAAAAATACCTTGCCCTTTCAGACCAGTATGCAGATCGCTTCTCCAGGCCCAGAATCTGGGTGATTTGCGGCATGCCGGCATCTGGGAAAAGTACATTGGCACAAGCCCTTTCCCTGGCGCTGAATATCCGGTCCATCAATTCGGATGTGGTCCGGAAAAAAATATTCCCAGCCCCACCAACCGATCCTTCGAGCATGCCTTTTGAAAAAGGAATGTATTCCGAAACCGCGACCAGCCAAACCTATGACACGCTTTTGTCACTGGCAAAAGAAGAGGTTCTAAAAGGCAACTCCGTGGCGATAGATGCCTCTTTTAGCCAGGAAAAATATCGAAAACAAATGGTTTCCCTGGCCGCGCAATCAGGTGCCGACATCGTGTTTCTCGAATGTACGGTGCCGGACCCTGTTCTGCAAGAAAGGTTGATCATGAGAAATGGCCGGAACACAATATCGGATGCTAGAATTTCCCATTTTCAATCATTTAAAGACCGGTTTGAACCGATCAAAAAAATAGAGGCGG
This genomic window contains:
- a CDS encoding AAA family ATPase, with protein sequence MRESARQKALFKQMRTPEFYPHPVHGVTVCETHISMVFLAGDFVYKIKKSVDLKFLDFTTLEKRRHFCTREVALNRRLTKNVYLDVTKITQKGDQFYIDGEGTVVEYAVRMQKLSETYSMKQLLRSGKIGNKDIDRLAMKLYKFYDADTSDGPLNMEAAFETIQQNCDENFKQTQPLLGSLLDADCFQSIWSRTDAFLDRQKALFFRRMENKWFRDCHGDLRTGHIYFTDTGIQIIDCIEFNDRFRYLDVGADLAFLAMDMEFLEFSALAEKFLLAYAGYSHDPEVYVLMNFYKCYRAMVRLKVKCIRLQAHDVSEQERNKLLEQTKKYLALSDQYADRFSRPRIWVICGMPASGKSTLAQALSLALNIRSINSDVVRKKIFPAPPTDPSSMPFEKGMYSETATSQTYDTLLSLAKEEVLKGNSVAIDASFSQEKYRKQMVSLAAQSGADIVFLECTVPDPVLQERLIMRNGRNTISDARISHFQSFKDRFEPIKKIEADRHLKINTEASMGVCLSKILPQML
- a CDS encoding molybdopterin-binding protein, whose amino-acid sequence is MKKQLHVQQPTFKTVPVQDACGMTLAHDMTEIVPAKSKGPAFKRGHRVQAGDICRLMRMGKNNLYVLDLDETQVHEDEAVFELASALAGPGVKFSATPSEGKLELYASYQGLFRVNVDALTEFNMLDDVMCASIHTNTAVNKGDSLAATRAIPLVIDRENLDQATALAKSTYPIFSVSMFNPLKIRLAIIGNEVYDGLIQDRFQAIVEEKTAQLGAHVLEVNILPDDRERITAQIRDYMRKETDLIITTGGMSVDPDDVTRESIEAVGFDEVHYSSAVLPGAMFLLGYTSDTAIMGLPACGLYHRTTIFDLILPRVMAGERPGKRELASLCHGGLCRNCPTCRFPNCAFGKSI